One window from the genome of Spirosoma rhododendri encodes:
- a CDS encoding DUF2188 domain-containing protein, whose translation MPYTRKDYPDSLKNFMAPVRNKAIDIANALLAEGNDDGKAIAIATARAEDWALKRNIKVRKDNAPENRD comes from the coding sequence ATGCCGTATACCCGCAAGGACTACCCCGATTCGTTGAAAAATTTCATGGCTCCGGTGCGCAACAAAGCCATCGACATTGCCAACGCGCTGCTCGCCGAGGGTAACGACGACGGTAAAGCGATTGCCATCGCAACGGCCCGCGCTGAAGACTGGGCGCTGAAGCGAAACATCAAAGTGCGGAAAGATAACGCACCGGAAAACCGCGACTGA
- a CDS encoding DUF421 domain-containing protein, with the protein MQQPPFEVFDWHRILIKELPWTFLGEVAFRTVFMFAILLIALTVSGKREVRQLSIYELVLVIGLGSAAGDPMFYDDVPLSSSVVVFVVMMACYKLVTYISDRVKKVRNVLEGKPVYIVEDGRILVNNLDHEDITREELFADLRVQGIRQLGQVQTTILEPNGQISIFQFEGGEVREGLSIMPKKLDERTASLTQPGTYACYTCGHVETYYQPVTAPICRQCGQSDWCPTVK; encoded by the coding sequence ATGCAACAGCCACCCTTCGAGGTTTTCGACTGGCACCGTATTCTGATCAAAGAACTTCCCTGGACGTTTCTGGGCGAGGTCGCTTTCCGAACGGTATTTATGTTTGCTATTCTGCTCATTGCCCTGACCGTGTCGGGCAAGCGGGAGGTGCGGCAGCTATCTATTTACGAACTGGTACTGGTTATCGGGCTTGGCTCGGCTGCCGGCGACCCGATGTTCTACGACGATGTGCCCCTGAGCAGTTCCGTTGTCGTGTTTGTGGTGATGATGGCCTGCTACAAGCTGGTTACATACATCAGCGATCGCGTCAAAAAAGTGCGCAACGTGCTGGAAGGCAAACCCGTTTATATCGTGGAAGATGGACGTATACTGGTCAACAATCTCGATCACGAAGACATCACCCGCGAAGAACTGTTTGCCGATCTGCGCGTACAGGGAATCAGGCAGTTAGGGCAGGTACAGACAACGATTCTGGAGCCAAACGGGCAAATCAGTATTTTTCAGTTCGAGGGTGGCGAGGTGCGCGAAGGCTTATCGATCATGCCGAAAAAGCTGGACGAGCGCACGGCTAGCCTGACCCAGCCGGGTACATATGCCTGTTATACGTGCGGCCACGTTGAAACGTATTACCAGCCCGTGACGGCTCCCATCTGCCGGCAATGCGGTCAGTCAGACTGGTGCCCGACCGTTAAGTAA
- a CDS encoding DNA topoisomerase IB, whose product MNTAQLMHDPAQAARAAKLQYVSDTIPGISRKKAGDHFTYTNAKGEVIKDDDTLSRIRSMALPPAWERVWISPKPNSHLQATGIDTKNRKQYRYHAAWNAIRSETKFFRMTAFGEALPKLRTRLARDLKQRELTRDKVVAIALSVMEQTLIRVGNAAYEKEYGSYGLTTLKDRHVKADGSEVQFSFKGKKGIYHDITLHDPKLSKLVKACRDIPGKELFQYFDEEGNRHPIDSGMVNEYLQETMGDEFSAKDFRTWAGTVNALRLLVELEPCDSEKELKKNVNTILDEVSHTLGNTRTVCRKHYVHPQILEAYECRDLNPYIKNKGRFRQTSPNGLDGVEKLLLKFLSDQVKHTVKKAAKTTATA is encoded by the coding sequence ATGAACACGGCTCAACTCATGCACGACCCGGCACAGGCAGCCAGGGCGGCAAAACTCCAGTACGTCAGCGACACCATTCCCGGTATCAGCCGAAAAAAGGCGGGTGACCACTTTACGTATACCAACGCGAAGGGCGAAGTCATCAAAGACGACGATACGTTGAGCCGTATTCGCAGCATGGCGCTGCCGCCCGCCTGGGAGCGGGTCTGGATCAGTCCAAAACCGAACAGTCATTTGCAGGCTACGGGTATCGACACGAAAAACCGGAAGCAGTACCGATACCATGCCGCCTGGAACGCCATTCGCAGCGAAACCAAGTTTTTCCGCATGACAGCCTTCGGTGAAGCGTTGCCCAAACTCCGCACACGGCTGGCAAGGGACCTGAAACAGCGCGAGTTGACCCGCGATAAAGTCGTTGCCATTGCGCTCAGCGTGATGGAGCAAACCCTGATTCGGGTGGGAAACGCGGCTTACGAAAAGGAGTACGGGTCGTATGGCCTGACAACGCTGAAAGACCGGCACGTGAAAGCCGACGGCAGCGAGGTTCAGTTTAGCTTTAAGGGCAAAAAAGGCATCTACCACGACATCACGCTGCACGACCCCAAACTGTCGAAACTGGTGAAAGCCTGCCGCGACATTCCCGGCAAGGAGCTGTTCCAGTATTTCGATGAGGAAGGGAACCGCCACCCAATCGACTCCGGCATGGTCAACGAGTATTTGCAGGAAACGATGGGCGACGAGTTTTCGGCGAAGGACTTCCGCACCTGGGCCGGTACGGTCAACGCGCTGCGGCTGCTGGTCGAGCTGGAACCCTGCGACAGCGAGAAGGAATTAAAGAAGAACGTCAATACGATTCTCGACGAGGTATCGCACACGCTGGGGAATACACGTACGGTTTGCCGTAAGCATTACGTGCACCCGCAGATTCTGGAAGCGTACGAATGCCGCGATCTGAATCCGTACATCAAAAACAAAGGCCGTTTCCGGCAGACGAGTCCGAACGGGCTGGACGGGGTCGAAAAACTGCTGCTGAAGTTCCTGAGCGATCAGGTGAAGCATACCGTAAAGAAAGCGGCAAAGACCACGGCTACCGCCTGA